The genomic region ATCAACCAAGCTTCGCCATTTTTAATTTGAGCGTAACCGTCTTTTAGCTGAATACGTGCGGCACGAACACTCTTAATTTCAGTTCCTGTCAAGACGATTCCAGCTTCAATGGTATCAACTATATTATAGTCATGACGTGCCTTTTTATTTTGGGCAACGACATTTCCTTCACCTTTTGGCATATTAAGCTACCTCTCTTGTGTCAAAATTTTTGGGTTAGCAATGAGGCTTGTCACCTTTTATTTTTTAGCTTTACGAGTTTTTTTCTTAGCTACTTCTTTGTAGAAAGGTTTCTTGCCTGTTTTTTTAGAAGATGATTTTGAAGATTTATGATTGCGTTGTTTATTTGATTTGTGGTCTTTTTTATGGTCTTTGTGATTGTCAGATTTTGGACGACGTTTGTCTTTTCCAGAACGGTCTTGACGTGATTTCTTCACTTTTTCAATCACATCATAATCACTTGGAATGTACTCAAAGTCAATATCACCAGTTTCTTTGTCGGCACGTGTTAATTTAATCTTGATTTGTTGACCAACGCGGAAGACTTTACCTGATTTTTCACCTTGAAGGGTCAAAGTACGTTCGTTGTAATTATAGAATTCTGGTAAGGTTGTGATGTGAACAAGACCTTCAATGGTATTTGGCAATTCGATAAACATACCAAATTTCACGACACTAGCCACCACACCGTCAAATTCTTGACCAACGTATTCTTCCATGTATTCAGCTTTTTTCATCGCTTCAACCACACGTTCGGCATCAATAGCACGACGTTCGAGAGTTGAAGATGATGTTGCCAATTCTGGAATCACATTTCTGAAGTGTTCAATCTTCTCATCTGTCACTTGTGTGTATTCACGAATCATACGGTGAACAAGAAGGTCAGGATAACGACGAATTGGGCTTGTAAAGTGTGTGTAGTACTCAGCAGCCAAACCATAGTGTCCATGATTGTGTTCAGAATAGCGTGCTTGTTGCATTGAACGAAGAAGCATCATATTCAAAACTTCAGCACCTGGTTTTCCTTCAACTTTTGCCATGAAATCTTGAAGAGCTTGCTGGCTAATTTTATTAGCTGTCCCGTGAATTTGCACGCCAAAAACGCTTGCATAATCAAGGAATTTTTGTAATTTTTCAGCTTTAGGATCTTCGTGGATACGGTAGATAAATGGCAATTTGCGTTTTGCAAAGTGTTCTGCCACTGTTTCGTTAGCTGCCAACATGAAGGATTCAATCATGCGCTCTGCAATACCACGCTCACGAATCACGATGTCAACTGGCATTCCTTTGTCATTGACGATGATTTTAGCTTCGCTAGTATCAAAATTAAGTGCCCCACGACGCACGCGCATCTTCTCTAAGATATTATGAAGAGCAGCCATGTGGTGAATTGACTCAACGATTGGTTGGTATTTTTCAATCAACTCTTCATCGCCAGCAATGATATCATTAACATCGCTGTAAGTCATACGGAAAGTTGTTTTAATAACTGATTGACAGATTTGGTGATTCACCACGTGACCATTACGATCAATTTCCATCAAACATGATTGTGTCAAACGATCTACATTTGGATTTAATGAACAGATACCGTTTGACAAGCGTTCTGGTAACATTGGCACCACACGGTCAGTCACATACACAGATGTTCCACGAGCTACCGCTTCACGGTTAAGGGCAGAACCTTCTGTAACATAATAAGACACGTCAGCGATGTGAACACCTAACTCAAAGTTACCGTTATCTAAAAGTTTGATATGAACCGCATCATCCAAGTCTTTGGCATCAGCGCCGTCAATGGTAAAGGTGATTTCATTACGTAAATCCACGCGACCAATCAAATCTTTTTCAGACAGCGCATCTGGAACAGCATTAGCTTCAGCCATAACGTCTTCTGGAAATTCTGATTTGATGTCCATTGATTCAAGGACTTCAAGAACATCAATTCCAACATCCCCTTGGTGACCAACGATATCACGAACATGACCGACAAAGTAATCGTGACCACGCGTTGGGTATTTATCGATATCAACCTTGATGATTTCAGTTCCGTCTAAAACAACAGGTTCTTTTTTGATGTAGATTTCTTGTTGGATTTTTTGATTTTTAGACTTGATGTAACCAGCATATTTTGGTTTTTCATCGTCTAGGATAAATTTCCCAACGACAGTTTTTAGACTGCGTTCAACGATTCCGACAATACGGACTTCAGCCGCTGTACCTTTAAGACGGTTAGCAGGTTTCTTAATCACAGCTTCAACCGTATCACCATCTACAGCATGACCAACGTCATTATGCCCAACAAACATGTCATCTTCATCCTCATCAACAGACAAGAAACCAAAACCAGCTTTGTTAGCACGAAAGACACCAGTGACCGTAATTTCTTTTTTTTTCTCTACTTTTTTACGAAGGGCAAGGCTACCGCTATCATCAAAGCGGAGTTCACCCTGACTTTCTAACTGTGAAATTTCTTTAACAAGCAATGGAAATTTTTCAGCACCAGTCATATCCAAACCAGCCGCTAAATCGTTAATATTAACTTTTCCGTGCTCTTTTAAATAAGCAATAATATTTTCATTCATAATTGTGATTATAAGCAAGACCGATTAGCAAAAAAGTCCTGCTATCTTCTATCCTCTCGTTTTCTAGCTTGATGGAAGTTGTGAAAAGTCACTGAATTTCAAATTCCAATCCGCTACTGGACAGACTCCTCACTACTTACTTAATAATAAAAAATGAGCTGAATGACCAGCTCATGAATTTTCGTACAAAATTCAAGATGCGCAGCCAACGTAAGCTAAGATGCAGCTTTTTCGTCAGTTGCTATCTATTTACTTGATAAGATTGCTAACGCTAAAGCAATTGCTAGCCAAAAGAAAACTAGAACTGCTGTAAAACGTTGCATAAACGCTTCGAAGCCACGTGCTTTAGTACGTTCAAATAAAGCTTCTGAACCGCTGTTATCAAATACGTTGCTACTTGGATTTTTCTGTGGTTGCATAAAAATAGCAATCACGATAATAACAGATAATACCAGTAAAGCTGTCAGTAGTACATTGTACATATGTTTCACTAAGAACGCGTCAGAAGCTTAACTCAGGGAAAAAATCCACTACTTTTTTGCTTCTGGGTTCTATTTCCTTTCCTACACTATGGTCTTAATTATTCTATCATAAATATCCCTACGATTCAATATGTAGGGTTACTTTTCGCTCTTTGGGACAGTATTTTAGAACCTGAATTTTTTCGGGATGGGTTGCTTTATTTTTGCTTGTTAAATAATTTTTACTACCACAGCTACTGCATTTTAAATTAATCTTGACTCTCACGCGATTTCCTTAACTTTCAAATATTTTCTAAAATTGATAAGGCTCCACACAAAGTTTACAAAGACAATCAAACTTGTTACATAAAAGACTGAA from Streptococcus lutetiensis harbors:
- the rnr gene encoding ribonuclease R; translation: MNENIIAYLKEHGKVNINDLAAGLDMTGAEKFPLLVKEISQLESQGELRFDDSGSLALRKKVEKKKEITVTGVFRANKAGFGFLSVDEDEDDMFVGHNDVGHAVDGDTVEAVIKKPANRLKGTAAEVRIVGIVERSLKTVVGKFILDDEKPKYAGYIKSKNQKIQQEIYIKKEPVVLDGTEIIKVDIDKYPTRGHDYFVGHVRDIVGHQGDVGIDVLEVLESMDIKSEFPEDVMAEANAVPDALSEKDLIGRVDLRNEITFTIDGADAKDLDDAVHIKLLDNGNFELGVHIADVSYYVTEGSALNREAVARGTSVYVTDRVVPMLPERLSNGICSLNPNVDRLTQSCLMEIDRNGHVVNHQICQSVIKTTFRMTYSDVNDIIAGDEELIEKYQPIVESIHHMAALHNILEKMRVRRGALNFDTSEAKIIVNDKGMPVDIVIRERGIAERMIESFMLAANETVAEHFAKRKLPFIYRIHEDPKAEKLQKFLDYASVFGVQIHGTANKISQQALQDFMAKVEGKPGAEVLNMMLLRSMQQARYSEHNHGHYGLAAEYYTHFTSPIRRYPDLLVHRMIREYTQVTDEKIEHFRNVIPELATSSSTLERRAIDAERVVEAMKKAEYMEEYVGQEFDGVVASVVKFGMFIELPNTIEGLVHITTLPEFYNYNERTLTLQGEKSGKVFRVGQQIKIKLTRADKETGDIDFEYIPSDYDVIEKVKKSRQDRSGKDKRRPKSDNHKDHKKDHKSNKQRNHKSSKSSSKKTGKKPFYKEVAKKKTRKAKK
- the secG gene encoding preprotein translocase subunit SecG, with product MYNVLLTALLVLSVIIVIAIFMQPQKNPSSNVFDNSGSEALFERTKARGFEAFMQRFTAVLVFFWLAIALALAILSSK
- the rpmG gene encoding 50S ribosomal protein L33; this translates as MRVKINLKCSSCGSKNYLTSKNKATHPEKIQVLKYCPKERKVTLHIES